One region of Mesobacillus boroniphilus genomic DNA includes:
- a CDS encoding YhcU family protein: MKIVFASTPGQEEKVIELARYFYTDIFPLYFSDEDIHEFERLEVLHTRPEQFERFSTLGDAFKVITSMQTLISILESGHIPGKYQSMFRKNVQTLTDYGICFPFNYSQFSDSKHVHLDYISTYTKAANRLLL, encoded by the coding sequence TTGAAAATTGTTTTTGCGTCTACACCCGGACAAGAAGAGAAAGTAATAGAACTGGCAAGGTATTTTTACACAGATATTTTTCCATTGTACTTTTCGGATGAAGACATTCATGAATTTGAAAGGCTTGAAGTATTACATACAAGACCAGAACAGTTCGAGAGATTCAGTACACTCGGAGATGCCTTTAAGGTGATCACAAGCATGCAGACATTGATCTCTATTTTGGAGTCTGGCCATATTCCTGGAAAATATCAGTCGATGTTCCGCAAAAATGTGCAGACATTGACAGACTACGGAATTTGTTTCCCATTTAATTACAGTCAATTTTCTGACTCCAAGCATGTTCATCTAGATTATATCAGTACTTATACGAAAGCCGCCAATAGACTGTTACTATAA
- a CDS encoding GlsB/YeaQ/YmgE family stress response membrane protein — translation MSFLWALIIGGIIGWLAGLIMGRDIPGGIIGNIIAGFVGAWIGQAILGNWGPVVADFAIIPALIGAIALVFIVSLVMKSMSKAD, via the coding sequence ATGAGTTTTCTTTGGGCATTAATTATTGGTGGTATTATTGGGTGGTTAGCAGGATTGATTATGGGCAGAGATATTCCTGGTGGCATCATCGGTAACATCATTGCTGGTTTCGTAGGTGCTTGGATTGGACAGGCAATCTTAGGAAACTGGGGACCTGTCGTTGCTGACTTTGCAATTATCCCGGCATTGATCGGTGCGATTGCATTAGTATTCATCGTCAGTCTTGTAATGAAGAGCATGAGTAAAGCTGACTAA
- a CDS encoding disulfide oxidoreductase, translating into MKETKKDPRESFLFAAWATSIIAMFGSLYFSEIRQYEPCLLCWYQRILMYPFALILGIAVVKKDYKISFYTMIMAAVGGLISLYHYSLQKVPFMADNADTCGRVPCTGQYINWLGFISIPFLALTAFIIIFSLSLIIWKKSKEEA; encoded by the coding sequence TTGAAAGAGACGAAAAAAGATCCGAGGGAGTCGTTTTTATTTGCGGCTTGGGCTACATCGATCATCGCCATGTTTGGCAGTTTGTATTTCTCAGAAATCCGGCAGTATGAGCCTTGTCTGCTGTGTTGGTATCAGCGAATCCTGATGTATCCTTTTGCCTTGATACTGGGTATAGCTGTGGTCAAAAAAGATTATAAGATTTCCTTTTATACGATGATTATGGCAGCTGTCGGCGGATTGATTTCACTGTACCATTATTCATTGCAAAAGGTGCCTTTCATGGCTGACAATGCTGATACTTGCGGGAGAGTGCCTTGTACAGGCCAATATATCAACTGGCTTGGTTTCATTTCAATCCCATTCCTGGCTTTAACTGCATTTATCATTATTTTTTCATTAAGCCTGATAATCTGGAAGAAATCTAAGGAGGAAGCATAA
- a CDS encoding thioredoxin family protein yields MKKVIIFLLIIIGLFAALFLVNKAQNEEKAEGNPYGKDTLHPETVKQLDDPNYKNIILPENLKEKIENGEDVTVYFHSPTCPHCVRTTPVVAPLAEDMGVDLVQYNLLEFEQGWNDFGIESTPTIVQYKDGKEINRIVGYQEEATFENWFNENTLE; encoded by the coding sequence TTGAAAAAGGTTATTATTTTTTTATTAATTATCATTGGATTATTCGCAGCATTATTTTTGGTAAATAAAGCGCAAAATGAGGAAAAGGCAGAGGGAAATCCATATGGGAAAGATACACTTCACCCAGAAACCGTCAAACAGCTGGATGATCCGAACTATAAAAATATCATCTTGCCTGAAAATCTAAAGGAAAAAATTGAAAACGGTGAGGATGTTACTGTTTATTTCCACAGTCCTACATGCCCTCACTGCGTCCGGACCACTCCAGTCGTTGCCCCTCTAGCAGAGGATATGGGTGTTGATCTCGTACAATACAACCTTCTGGAGTTTGAACAAGGATGGAATGATTTTGGTATCGAATCGACTCCAACAATTGTACAATACAAAGATGGAAAAGAAATCAACAGGATCGTTGGCTACCAGGAAGAAGCGACTTTTGAAAATTGGTTCAATGAAAACACTTTAGAATAA
- a CDS encoding RluA family pseudouridine synthase: MIQTNKKAEWFELVIPVEWERHTLETLFKDFWKAPKKLVHHLRMEKNVLINGQIPDWTHPLKKNNRLSMKLFAEEEVTVSPEYLNVDVIYEDDHLIVFNKPAGMDTHPNESGQGGTLANAAAFHMQSNGEITRPRHIHRLDRDTTGAVLFAKYPLITAILDKMLEERAIKRTYLALADGVIRQKKGTINKPIGRDRHHPTRRRVSETGQQAITHFKVLDQTKKENLTLVQCILDTGRTHQIRVHFSTIGHPLAGDSLYGGSDAFHRQALHAVKMEFTHPFTQEKIICHAPFIDHSPIFINIDPYEI, encoded by the coding sequence ATGATTCAAACTAACAAAAAAGCCGAATGGTTTGAACTGGTCATTCCCGTTGAATGGGAAAGACACACTCTTGAAACTCTTTTCAAGGATTTTTGGAAAGCCCCGAAAAAATTGGTCCATCACTTAAGGATGGAAAAGAACGTCCTGATTAACGGACAAATTCCCGATTGGACACACCCACTCAAAAAAAATAATCGCTTAAGCATGAAGCTTTTTGCTGAAGAAGAGGTAACTGTCAGCCCTGAATACTTGAATGTTGATGTCATCTATGAGGATGACCATCTGATTGTATTCAATAAACCGGCAGGAATGGACACCCACCCAAATGAGAGCGGCCAGGGTGGCACTCTGGCGAATGCGGCCGCTTTCCATATGCAGTCAAATGGAGAGATTACCCGCCCACGTCATATACACAGGCTTGACCGGGACACAACAGGTGCTGTGCTATTTGCCAAATACCCGCTAATAACAGCTATCCTCGATAAAATGCTTGAGGAACGTGCCATTAAAAGAACCTATTTGGCGTTGGCTGACGGAGTCATCAGACAGAAAAAAGGAACAATCAATAAACCAATAGGCCGCGACCGGCATCATCCAACAAGAAGAAGAGTTTCGGAGACAGGCCAACAGGCCATCACCCATTTTAAAGTATTGGATCAAACGAAAAAGGAAAACCTGACCCTTGTCCAATGTATACTGGATACCGGCAGGACTCATCAAATTCGGGTGCATTTCAGCACTATAGGCCATCCACTCGCTGGGGACAGCCTTTACGGCGGAAGCGATGCATTTCACAGACAAGCACTGCATGCGGTAAAAATGGAATTCACCCATCCGTTTACACAGGAAAAAATTATCTGCCACGCACCTTTTATCGACCATTCACCGATATTTATTAATATTGATCCGTATGAGATTTAA